The nucleotide sequence CCGGCCGTCGTCGCTCATGCGACGGCGTGGCGCGGCGAGCAAGGTCGCAGCGCGCCGCGACCAGGACTGGGCGGTGCTGCTGTGTGGTGGCTGGTAGCCGAGTTGGGTGCACACTTCGCGGGCGGCCCACCGGGCGTGGCCGAACGTGACGTACCACGACGGATGAAAGAGGGCCTTGTGCGCGTACGGCCATATCTTCTGGGGGACGACGGCGCCTTGGCTGGTGGAAATCTGACCGGCTGTCACCAGCGCTTCGACGAGGTGTTGCTCATAAGCGTGCTCAGGTGCCTTCTGGCCCTTCAACCGCATGGCGTCGGGTGCGAAGAGGAGCCTCGGCTGGAGGATGCTGTTGGTCACCACGTCGACGGGGTGGCCGGCGCGGACAACGATCATCCGTGTCACTAGAGGCGCTTTTGCGATGCGACGGTGTTGGGAGGTGGTGAGATTTTTCCCGGCGGTCTCCCGTTGGAGGAGGCCCTTGATGAAGTCGGCGTAATCGGCGGCCCTCCCGTGGGGATCATGGAGCGTGCAGGTGATGGTGGGAGGCAGGGGGAGACCGCCGGTCTCCTCCACGAGTGGTGCTGCCGCCGTGAGTATCTCGTTGGCCAGGGCGGCCATCTTCGGGTTACTCCCGGTCCTGTCGTCCACTGTGATCTGGGTCATCGTTGTGCTCCTGCGGTGAGGGAAGTCGCGCTGTCGACCTGGAACCGGGCGGCAGTGTGGATCCGGTGGTGAGACAGCGCGGTGATTCGGACGGGGATCGTCAGGGGGCCCGCTGCGGTGCGTACGTGGACCACAGCTCTTCCGTCCCGCCTGCAGGCCGGACGGGTCAACCAGCCGCGGCGGATGCGGGTAAGCACAATCTCAGGCACAGATGGTCCTCATGCTGTTCGTGGGTGTGGTTGCGGCCAGTTGTCTACCGTCGCTACGGCCGCGCTATAGGGCCGTCGGGATACGGTTCTCGGATCAGGTGCGTGTGCCGAACTGTCCGAGCAGCCAGGAGACCGGCGGCGTGAGCCACTCGGCCGGAGTGCCGGCGCGAGGGCAGACGGGCGCAGGGCAGATAGCCGGGTTTCCTTCCCAGCAGCCGGTGAGCAGTGCGCGCGGCACGGATTTGGCAGTGGCCTCGGCGAGGGACCATTCGCGTGACGGGCACCAACTGGTCCGCAGGTTCGCCGGGCTCCGGGCGGTTAGCGGTCGGCCTTGCGGCGCCCGAGTACGCGGGCCAGGCTGTCCTTGCCGGCGAACTCGTAGGAGAGGTTCTGCCGGGTGACTCCGGCGGCCCGTGCGACGTCGACTACCTGACGTCGGAGCACGGCTCGTCGCCGACGCCCACCGTGCGGCATTGAGTAGAGATTCGCGCGAGTCAGGTGGCTGCCGCAGCAAAGCGGATCAGGGTGGTGCGGTGCAGCTCCCGGACGACGTGGCGGGCGACGACGAACGGCAGGTCAGGCGAGTCGAAGAGGACCAGCGCGTCCGGGTCGGGCACTCCGGGTTCGCCGGGGCGGGGGTAGAGGGTGCCGCGGACGCCGATGTGTTCGGCTTCGCGGACGCGGAGCTCGACGTGCCCTTCGCGCAGGCGCGGGCACCACTGCGGGGCCATCTTCGCGCAGATCTTACACATGGGTGGGATGGTGGTGTGTACACCGTCCCAGTGGTCCGGCGGGGTGTCGTCGTACAGGGGCAGCACCCAGGTCATGCCGTTCATGTAGCGTGCGGCCGGGGCTTTGCACCCGGCGCAGAGCAGTCCTTCCATGGCTTTCTTCTGGCGTGCGGGGTGGAGTTCGGCGGTGTACTGGGGTTGTCCGGTGGGGTCGCCGGTGCACTGTTCCCACAGCGTGTCGAGGTCGCGGTGTAACTGGTCCTGGTGGGGGTCGGCGTAGTGGATGCCGGCCGGGGTGATGACAGGTTCGGGATGGGAGATGGTCTCTCCTGCCCAGGGGATGACGTAGGGCACGATCGGCCTGCGCATGGTGTTCCTCTGTAGGTTGCGGTGAGTTGAAGCTTGGCCCACCAGCGTGTTTGTGCCTGGGGACGGTCTCGGCTTGGTTGAACTGGGCCTGCGGCTGGGAGCGGATTCGCCCCCGCTGCAGGGGGTCTGGCCCGTGCCTGCCCACGTCCTGGGGGCAGCGTTGACGGGCACGGGGGATCAGGTGGCGCTGGTGAGTTGTTGTGTGAGTGCGGTGTGCGGAGGTGGTTCGGGCCGGAGTTGGGCCAGGGCCTCGCGGAGTCTTGACGGTGGGACGAGTCGGTCGCTTGCGGAGGGCCGCAGCCAGTAGGGTCCCGGGGGAGCGGAACGATTCAGTGGCGGCAGGGTGATCGTGTGTGGTCCTCCCACGCACACGCCATGAGTGTGTGGGGCCCAGAGAGTGGATGTTCCGGGTGGGACGAGCCAGTAGAGCCATCCGCTGTCGGGGTCCTCGATGACGGGGCCGCATCCCCTCTGCAGCTCGTCCATCCGGGCGACCGCGGCGTGGGCCTGGATGCCGGAGGCGGTGATGACCACGTCGAACAGGTTGCCCCCGAGGCGTACACAGGTGTCCCGCCGCTGGTCGACCGCGAGAAGCGTCCGGATCAGCTCCGCGAGGTCTGCCATGTCCTCGGCAGGCTCTCGCCCCAGTCCGGCGGCTTCGATCAGCCGGTCCATCATCTGAACACCGATGACGGACGCCTCGGCCGTCAGGGCCGACACGGTCACAGGTCCACCTGCCTCGGCTGCATCGTGGCGCGGACGGTCTTGCCACCAATTTCCGCACAGACGAACCAGGAGAGGACGGCGCCGTGCTGGGTCGCGTCCTGGAGCCCGCCACCTCCCATGTCGCCGGTGACAGCTTTGTCGAAGACGGGGAAGGTGGGGTTGGGGTCGGAGACGTCGATGAGGAGTTCACAGGCTTCGGTGATGCTGAGGCTGGCATGGAGGCGTTGCCCGGGCCGCTCGGCGGTAAGGCCGTGGTGTACGGCGTTGTCGACGAGGCTGTGCAGGACGTGGATTGCGGTCTGCCGGTCGCCCGGCCAGCCCAACTCGACAAGGACTGCCCGGGCTTTGAGACGGGCGCGTGCGCCGGCGCTGGAGCTTGCGGGTAGGCCGAGGGGGATCGTCCGGATGACCGGCGCGGTCTTCGCGGCTGGTTTCATCACGGTCGCTCCTTCGGCCAGGGGGAGGGTGCACCAGGTAGGTGCAGGGTCTGCGCCGGCGCGACGCAGTGCGGGTCGACTGGGGGACCGGTCGTTCTCCGAGGTCACACTCCGGTGCTCTCCGTAGAAGGCGCGGACGCCGATGCTGTGCCGGTCACGATGACCCGTGGTGCCGGGCGACCACCCCGGCGAGCAGCAGTCGCCCGCGCTCAACGGGCAGTTCCGCTTGCTCAACAGACACCCGGGCACCGCCCGCAAGGAAGCGGGCACCGAGAGCCGGTCCGCAAGGAGTTGACGGGGTGTATTCATAGGGTGCCTACGCCTGTGTAGATGGCGCTGCGCTCGTCCACCGGGGCGGCGTCGTTCTTGTGCCAGTGGGGTGCGGGGACCAGGCCCGGGCTGACCAGGTCAAGGCCGTGAAACAGCCGGACCACCTCCTCGCGCGTACGTGACGTCACGCCGATACCGCCCCCGTTGTAAGCACCGGTGATCTGGTCCCCGAGCTGTGGGTGGTGGTCGAAGGTTCCGTGGGAGAGGACCAGATAGCTGCCGGGTGCGAGGGCGTCGATGAGGGTGCGGGTGATCGCGTACGGGTCGTCGGTGTCGGGGATGAAGTGGAGCAGGGCGATCATGGACACGGCGACGGGCCGGCTGAAGTCCAGGTGTGCTGCGGCGTGTTCGAGGATGGCGGCCGGGTGGCGGGCGTCGGCGTCGATGTAGTCGGTCCTGCCCTGGGGGGTGCTGATGAGCAGTGCCGCGGCGTGTGCGAGGACGATGGGGTCGTTGTCCGCGTAGACGACCCGGGCGTGGGGGTTGATGTGCTGTGCGATCTGGTGGAGGTTCGGTTCGGTGGGGATGCCGGTGCCGATGTCGAGGAACTGGGTTATCCCCTGGCCGGCCAGCCACGCGGTCACGCGATGCATGAATGCCCGGTTCTGCCGTGCGGTGGCCTTCGCCATCGGCGGTAACTTCTCGCCGACCTGACGGTCCACCAGGTAGTGGTCCTTGCCGCCCAGCAGCCAGTCGTACACCCGTGCCGGGTGCGCGACACCTGTATCGACCTGCGGTTTCGGAGTCCGGTAGTTCATGTGACGTCTCCAGCCCGGCTGTGTGCCGCGGTGGTGTCACCGGCGTGGTCCGCGACGTACGTGGCGCGGTTCTGCACGGCGGGCGCACCGGCGCGCCCGCGCGTAGGAGGGCATGGCGGTGTGTGGTGAGGCAAGGGTGTGATCATCAGAGTTTCCTTGGCGCTGGCTTGGTAGCCGGGGATCAGGATCAGAGGAGAGAGGAGATAGGCGGAGGAGGAGACAGGGGGAATGAGGGGGGAGGGGCTGCCGGGGCGTCGTTTCCCGTCGCATCAGAGGCTGGGGGAGCCTTGTGGTCAGGGAGTGGGCGGACGCCCCGGCGGCCGGTCTTCCGGTGGTGAACACCGCATGCGGCCTGTCGCCGGCGCGACTTCGGGAGCCGTCGGTGTGCCGTTCGCCTGCCGGGCGTGTGCCGGGCCGGTGGTCGTCAGCGCTGGTACGA is from Streptomyces sp. NBC_00370 and encodes:
- a CDS encoding zinc-dependent metalloprotease, producing the protein MTQITVDDRTGSNPKMAALANEILTAAAPLVEETGGLPLPPTITCTLHDPHGRAADYADFIKGLLQRETAGKNLTTSQHRRIAKAPLVTRMIVVRAGHPVDVVTNSILQPRLLFAPDAMRLKGQKAPEHAYEQHLVEALVTAGQISTSQGAVVPQKIWPYAHKALFHPSWYVTFGHARWAAREVCTQLGYQPPHSSTAQSWSRRAATLLAAPRRRMSDDGRAERAAAFVQQAIEMGTIDTFNRVWTEPELLPTRRERSSPDQWVQRISDHPAAR
- a CDS encoding ATP-binding protein translates to MKPAAKTAPVIRTIPLGLPASSSAGARARLKARAVLVELGWPGDRQTAIHVLHSLVDNAVHHGLTAERPGQRLHASLSITEACELLIDVSDPNPTFPVFDKAVTGDMGGGGLQDATQHGAVLSWFVCAEIGGKTVRATMQPRQVDL
- a CDS encoding SAM-dependent methyltransferase; translation: MNYRTPKPQVDTGVAHPARVYDWLLGGKDHYLVDRQVGEKLPPMAKATARQNRAFMHRVTAWLAGQGITQFLDIGTGIPTEPNLHQIAQHINPHARVVYADNDPIVLAHAAALLISTPQGRTDYIDADARHPAAILEHAAAHLDFSRPVAVSMIALLHFIPDTDDPYAITRTLIDALAPGSYLVLSHGTFDHHPQLGDQITGAYNGGGIGVTSRTREEVVRLFHGLDLVSPGLVPAPHWHKNDAAPVDERSAIYTGVGTL